The genome window ATCTTTTCATCTTCGATCCGGTCAGGAAACGGCCCTGGAGAAGCGAGGTCGGAACGCAACTCCTGGTGGTGTAGCGAGCTGCATCGGCGGCCGGCGGCGGACGACGGGCCTCGACGGAAGTTGTCTCCTCGCTGGGAGGTGCGTTCGTCGGATGGTCGTCCGGCATGGTGCGTCCTTAGCCGGGTCCAGGGGCACCCTGGTGGGGGATGCAAGGGGGCCTGTGTTGTTTTCTTGGCCCCTTTGCCCGCCGGAGGCCGTCTCGTCGGACACCATCGGAAGGAGTATGCGTCCAAGCGCGGACAACGTGTCGTATGCCCCCTCACCTAAGACGCGGGGAGTGCAAAGCGAGCGGTGTGGTTTGAGGGAGTCCTCAACGCCGGTACCACAAAGGGGACATTCGTTGTGTCCCACGGTTCCTCATCGAAGCGCCTCCGGCGGCAAGGGGTTGCCCCCTTGACCCCGGCTGCCGTCGCACCTTGGGTTTGAGCTATGCGAGTCGTGCCGGCGAGGAAACGGTTCGAGCCAGCGGGCAAGACGCCCCGCATCCTTCAACGACCATCACTCGGCACATGCACCCCCGATCGGGCCGGGATCACGCACTTCACGCCGTCTGGACGAACTGCCGCCCCGCGATCAGCACTCCCTGCCCCGAAAGTCCGAGAGAACACTCCTGCCGCCCCGATTGCGCTCCGTCGAGTCGGAGAATGGCCGCCCCTTCGGATTCCACGATGTCCCAGCGGCCCGCTTCCCGATCGTCGCGGACGCTGCCGAGCGTGAGTCCCCCGCTGCTGATCGAAGTGTGGCCTGAAATCCGGCGCTGGAAGGTGCCGTCGGTCGCGAACGTCAGATCCTCCTGGATCGACGAGCCGTCGCCGGAGCCGAGTTGCCGGTGGTAGGTGTCTGCCGCGGTGAACCGCCGGCCCCGCAGGCGGGTCTCCCACTGGGTCATCGCCGGGCTGATGAACGCGATGCAGCAAACGAGCTTGCCGATCTCCTTCCGCAGCTCGGTCTCGGAGAGCTTGGCGTTGTTGAACGGCACCAGCAGGTAGAGCTTCTGCGTATGCGGGTTGCGGATCGCTCCCAGGAAGGGCATCGCCGGATCACGGCGGTTGAGGAACGTGGCCCCCTTGTCCCCGACCGGTCCGAACGCCGCCATAAGGGCGTACTGGTCCTCAAGGTCGCCGTTCGGGTCGTCCCCTTTCTGCGGCGGAGTGATCCCGACGCCGAATCGGCCGTGGAGCGGCCCGTAGAGCCGCAGGCCGGCGTGCGACGCGAGGCCGCAGTCGTCCGGGCAATCGATCAGCATCCCGAAGTCGCGTAGATACAGCACGGCGATCCTCCCGTTCGATCGCCAGCATACCGCCGGGAGCCGGTCCCGTCTTTCACAAACCGCCGGGAGCGGTTTGAGGTCAGCAAACGAAACCAGCCCGAGGCACAAGCGAGAGAGGAGTGACAGCATCTCTCGCCGGCGCGTCGGGCTGGTGTGGGACGTGCCCGGTGACGGGCACGCGGTTCGGATTCGCTCAGGCCGCGTTGCGGCGGACGGTCCGCAGGACGCGTTCAAAGTCGTCGTTCGATTCGAACGGAATGACGATCGTTCCCGACGTCGCCGACTTGAGCTTGATCTGGACCTTCACGCCGAGCATTTCGCATAGCTGCGTTTCGACGGAGTCGATGTGCGGCGTGCGGTGCGTTTCCTGGTGTTCCGCCATCGAGATCGTGGCGGGCTGGGCCGGCGCGGCGGCTTCTTCGTGCGTGTCGTGAACCTGCGGAGCAGCTTCCGGCGCGGCGGCGACCGGAGCCGGTGCAGAGTGCTCGGTGGCGGCAGCGGTCGGCTCGGAGGCCGGCTGCTCGGCAACGGGCGCGGCGGCGGCGGCGGCCACCGGGGCCGGCGCGGGTTGCTCGACCGGTTGCGGCTTGGTGATCGCCCGGGCGGCGGCTTCCGCGTTGCGGACGCTCATGCTCTCCGCCTGGATCCGGCCGCACAGGGCGAGCTGATCGGCAGTCTCGAGCGAGAGCAGGGCGCGGGCGTGGCCGGCGGTGATTTTGCCGGTCCGCAGGGCGAGCTTGCAGGGCTCTTCGAGGTCGAGGAGGCGGAGCATGTTGCTCACGGCCGAGCGGCTCATGCTGAGCTGCTTGGCGAGTTCCTCGACGGTGCATTCGAAGTGGGCGATGTACTGGCGGAAGGCTTCCGCCTTTTCGAGGTCGTGCAGGTCGCGGCGCTTGAGGTTTTCTTCGAGGGCGAACTCGAAGGCGGTCTTGTCGATGACGTCAACGACGCGGCACGGGATGTTGGTCAGGCCGGCCTTCTGGGCGGCGAGCCAGCGGCGTTCGCCGGCGATGAGTTGAAAGCCGCCGTCGACGGAGCGGACGAGGATCGGCTGCAGGATGCCGTGTTCCTTGACGCTCGCGGCGAGTTCCTGGAGGGCTTCGGCGTCGAAGTCCTTGCGAGGCTGAAATGGATTACGGCCGATGTGAGCGACCGGCACATTCCGCAGTTCGGAGTCGTCCTGGACGGTCGTCTCGGAATGAGCGGGGGCGCCTCCCCCCAGGAGAGCGGACAGACCGCGTCCCAGGCGCCGCCGTGGATTTTCAAGAGTCTCGTGATCTGCCATGTCCCATCCCCCTGCGTAGCCACTCGTGTGGCAGACTCTTCCGGACCGGTTGAACCGCGGGGCCCGTTTGGCGTCCTCCCGTGTGGTGCGGGGTGGGGACGGGGCGGCGGTTCCGGTTGTACCGAATTCTCTCCTCTTTTCTCGGCTAACGGGCGTAGGGACATGAGTGGAGATGCGGAAGGTTTTGGTGGTGCGGGTCGGGCGAGAGGGTGAAGTTGGGCGCCCCGCGCAAAGTTGACGGGCCCCAGAACCGGGGTCCAGGGGCCCGGCCCCTGGTGGGGAGTGCAGAGGGGCAACGCCCCTTTGCCCGCCGGAGGCCTGGCCGTCGAGAGACGTCTGAAGGAGGGCGTGTCCAGACGCAGACAACGTGCCGGATGCCCCTCACCTAAGCCCCGGGGAGTGCAAAGCGAGCGGTGTAGGTTGGGGGAGTCCTCAACGCTGGGACCACAAAACGGACGTCCGTTGTGTCCCACGGTTCCTCATAGAAGTGCCTCCGGCGGCAAGGGGGTGAGACCCCCTTGACCCCAGGCTGCCGTCGCACGTTGGGTTTGAGCGAGCAACGCTGTGCCGGCCAAGACCTCTACAGGCCGGCCGCCGTTGGGATCGACGACAGAATCCACCGCCCGATCTCCGCCGCCAGCTCCGCCTTCGACACCGGAGTCACATGCTGGACCGACATCCCCAGCCGCTCCAGATGAGCCAGCCACGCAGGGTCCTCAGACGAGATGCTCGCATGGAACGCCGGCTTCCCCGGCAAAGCCCGCCAGTCCGTCAACGACTGGTCCGCCCAGGGACCGGCCGGATCAATCGCCAGGATCCCCGCAAACTGATGCGGGTGAATACAGACCAGATCCGCCGCCATCGCCGCCCCGTCCTCCCGCCCCGCCAGGAAGATCCGCTCGGGATGAATCGAAAGGATGTCCTGGACCTCGGCGAGCGACTTCTCGACGTAGTCCATCGCCTCCCAGACATTGTCGGGACGCGTCCGCCAGGTCCCCAGCGGCTGGTCCTCCGACTCCCCTACCAGCGGAGGCTGCAGGGAAATCACGACGACATTGCGGTCGGAAACCCGCGGAAACCAGTCCCGAGCCTCCTGCCCGTCCCCGCTCGAACTCTCCAGCCACACGACGACCGGATAGGAATACGACGGCGTATAGCTCGACGGGACGAACACAGAGGTTCCGATCCCCTCGATCCAGGCGGCCGAACGGTCTTCCGGATTGGATTGGCGCATAGTGGGCATTGCCGATTCGCCTCACAGTTCAGGACTCTCCTGACCTGCCCGCGGACCATCTCAGACCGCGCTCCACAGCGCGTTGAGGCCCCTCCTGGAAGCGAATCGCGACAACCGGCATATTGTCGCCTAAACGCAAGCAAATTCGAGTCTTGCAAATGGATTCCGTTCAGTCGGCGTCAGATCGCATTGAATCCAAGCCATCTGCATCAGGTGCGCCGAACAGCTTAAATTCGCCGTCACTTCCGATTGTGACGATCCCACTGATTACGCGGCTCACCCAATCCTCAAAGTCGATTCATCCGGAATAATCGGCAACAAACCAATCGTTCTCCGGCCCCCACAATTTGACTTCCGATCAACCGCCCTGCCGGACGGCGGTCCGAGACGCGCGGCGGGTCGTCGCTCGACACTCTCCCGCCCCCGGATCAGAATGCCCGTTCTGACATTCGCCGGAGTCGGACCCGCGGCGCCCCGGTTTGTTCCAAGCCGCCCGCCCCGCCCCCCGCTCTCCCGGCGTCCCCAGCTCCCTACCTCCCGCCCAACGAGACCGACTTCCATGGCGAATGTGCGTTCACTCGCTTCGAATGCCCTGACCGACGGCGACGGCATCCTCCGTCTCTCCCCGACCTGGGTCCCCCGCTCGTTCCTCCAGCCCGGCCGCCGCCTCAAGCTCCATCCGAACGACTACTACGCTCTCGGAACCCACCGCGGCGGCATCGACGAGCGGTGGTTCGCCTCGACGACTGAAGCGGCCAACGACAACCGCAACCACGACGAAGGTCTCAGCTACGTCGTCGCCGGCGGCGAAAAGTTCCTCCTCCGCGACGCGGTCAGCGAGCTCGGCGCCGAACTCGTCGGCGACCATATCTGGAACACCTATAAGAAGTGGCCGGTCTACTCGAAGTTCTTCGACAACATGGGGCCGATCCCCCATCACATGCACCAGAACGAGGAGCAGGCCAAGCTCGTCGGGCAGGAAGGGAAGCCGGAGTCGTACTACTTCCCGCCGCAGCTCAACAACGTCGGCAACAATTTCCCCTACACGTTCATGGGCCTGGAACCCGGCACGACGAAGGAAGACGTCGTCCGCTGCCTCGACCGCTGGAACGAAGGGGACAACGGGATCCTCGACCTCTCGAAGGCGTACCGCCTGAAGGTCGGGACTGGCTGGCTCATCCCGCCGTGCGTGCTCCACGCCCCCGGCTCGCTCCTGACGTACGAGCCGCAGTGGGGCTCGGACGTGTTCGGGATGTACCAGAGCCTCGTCGAAGGCCGCGCGGTTCCGCGGGCCCTGCTGACGAAGGACTTCCCGACGGAGAAGCACAACGACAACCGCTACCTCGTCGACGCTCTCGACTGGGAGAAGAACGTCGATCCGAACTTCATGGAGAACAACTACCTGGAGCCGATCGTCTCCGAAGAGGGGGACGGCTGGGCCGACCGCTGGATCGTCTACGGCAAGGTGGACGGCAAGCAGCTCTTCACCTCCAAGGAGCTGACCCTCCAGCCCGGAGCGAAGTGCACGATCAAGGACGGCGGCGCTTACGGCTGGATCACGGTCCAGGGGAGCGGCAAGGTCGGGAAGCTGGTCCTCCAGACCCCGGCGATGATCCGCTTCGGCGAGATGACGATGGACGAAGTCTTCGTCACGGCCAAGGCGGCCGCGGCGGGTGTGACGTTCGAGAACACCGGGACCGAGCCGCTCGTCGGCCTGCGGTACTTCGGGCCGAATGCGCAGCCCAAGGCTCCGGAAGTCGGCGCTCACCGGAAGAAGTGAGCCCGGCGGCAATGTGATGAACCTCGACCGCTCGTCCGTGTCTACGGGCGAGCGGTTTTCTTTTTGATTCAGCACGGGTGAGAGGTAGAAGCTCCGGGTTTTGGAACACAGAGGGCACGGAGAAGAAAGAGTTGGAGGCCGATGTGACACAGCTCACTCCTCAGGAGAAGAAGCGGCTCAGCTACGCCCGGGAGCGACGGAATTCCTATGGTGAGAATTCCAAGTCGTCGCGGAAGGCGATCCCGCTGCGCAAGCGGATCGTCAATCGTCTGAACCGTCGCGCTGTGGCGATTCCGCTCCGTCAGCCCGCCGAAACCGTGGAGCAGCTTGAAGTGGTCGACAAC of Planctomyces sp. SH-PL14 contains these proteins:
- a CDS encoding ParB/RepB/Spo0J family partition protein, with amino-acid sequence MADHETLENPRRRLGRGLSALLGGGAPAHSETTVQDDSELRNVPVAHIGRNPFQPRKDFDAEALQELAASVKEHGILQPILVRSVDGGFQLIAGERRWLAAQKAGLTNIPCRVVDVIDKTAFEFALEENLKRRDLHDLEKAEAFRQYIAHFECTVEELAKQLSMSRSAVSNMLRLLDLEEPCKLALRTGKITAGHARALLSLETADQLALCGRIQAESMSVRNAEAAARAITKPQPVEQPAPAPVAAAAAAPVAEQPASEPTAAATEHSAPAPVAAAPEAAPQVHDTHEEAAAPAQPATISMAEHQETHRTPHIDSVETQLCEMLGVKVQIKLKSATSGTIVIPFESNDDFERVLRTVRRNAA
- a CDS encoding alpha/beta hydrolase — translated: MRQSNPEDRSAAWIEGIGTSVFVPSSYTPSYSYPVVVWLESSSGDGQEARDWFPRVSDRNVVVISLQPPLVGESEDQPLGTWRTRPDNVWEAMDYVEKSLAEVQDILSIHPERIFLAGREDGAAMAADLVCIHPHQFAGILAIDPAGPWADQSLTDWRALPGKPAFHASISSEDPAWLAHLERLGMSVQHVTPVSKAELAAEIGRWILSSIPTAAGL
- a CDS encoding class I mannose-6-phosphate isomerase encodes the protein MANVRSLASNALTDGDGILRLSPTWVPRSFLQPGRRLKLHPNDYYALGTHRGGIDERWFASTTEAANDNRNHDEGLSYVVAGGEKFLLRDAVSELGAELVGDHIWNTYKKWPVYSKFFDNMGPIPHHMHQNEEQAKLVGQEGKPESYYFPPQLNNVGNNFPYTFMGLEPGTTKEDVVRCLDRWNEGDNGILDLSKAYRLKVGTGWLIPPCVLHAPGSLLTYEPQWGSDVFGMYQSLVEGRAVPRALLTKDFPTEKHNDNRYLVDALDWEKNVDPNFMENNYLEPIVSEEGDGWADRWIVYGKVDGKQLFTSKELTLQPGAKCTIKDGGAYGWITVQGSGKVGKLVLQTPAMIRFGEMTMDEVFVTAKAAAAGVTFENTGTEPLVGLRYFGPNAQPKAPEVGAHRKK